From a region of the Pontixanthobacter gangjinensis genome:
- a CDS encoding glutathione S-transferase family protein: MIDLYTSPTPNGHKASCTLEELGIPYDVHAIDLTAGAQKTEHFLAMNPNGRIPVIVDRENDDLAVFESGAIMVYLAEKTGRLLPTESKARARVMSWLMFQMGGIGPMMGQANVFYRYLPEKIPTAISRYQNESRRLFEVLDRRLGESEWLGDDFSIADIANWCWVRTYRWSGVSRDGLENLDRWLDAMKQRPALRAGVQVPIISENALKDETTTKAFAERARGNVQT; encoded by the coding sequence ATGATCGATCTTTACACCTCGCCTACGCCGAACGGGCATAAAGCCTCCTGCACCTTGGAGGAATTGGGGATTCCCTATGATGTCCATGCGATCGATTTGACGGCAGGCGCGCAGAAAACCGAACACTTTCTCGCGATGAACCCCAATGGTCGTATCCCGGTTATTGTAGACCGCGAAAATGATGATTTGGCGGTGTTCGAATCCGGCGCAATTATGGTCTATCTGGCCGAGAAAACCGGCCGCCTACTGCCCACCGAAAGCAAGGCACGCGCGCGGGTGATGTCCTGGTTGATGTTCCAAATGGGTGGGATCGGGCCGATGATGGGGCAGGCCAACGTATTTTACCGTTATTTGCCCGAAAAAATTCCCACCGCGATCAGCCGTTACCAGAATGAATCGCGCCGATTGTTCGAAGTGCTCGATCGCCGCCTGGGTGAAAGCGAGTGGCTGGGCGATGATTTCTCGATCGCAGATATCGCCAATTGGTGCTGGGTGCGGACTTACAGGTGGTCGGGCGTTTCGCGCGACGGGCTGGAAAATCTAGACCGCTGGCTGGATGCGATGAAGCAGCGGCCTGCGTTGCGCGCAGGCGTCCAGGTTCCGATAATCTCGGAAAACGCCTTGAAGGATGAAACCACAACCAAGGCGTTTGCCGAGCGGGCACGGGGAAACGTTCAAACCTGA
- a CDS encoding glutathione S-transferase family protein — protein sequence MSLTFYDCKTAPSPRRARIILAEKGVPHELVEIDLRSAEQMGEAYRAINPNATVPALKLEDGTVLTDNAGIAAWLEAAYPDPPLMGISPLEKADIATWQWRVEQEFGMGVASALRNANPAMKGRALPGPHDYEQIPALAERGMQQVDHFFDRLDAHLEGREFIAADRLSVADVTGFVFMDFAKVIGKRPGEEYSNIARWREGLRERPAFQL from the coding sequence ATGTCCCTGACCTTCTACGACTGTAAGACCGCGCCCAGCCCTCGGCGCGCTCGCATCATTCTGGCGGAAAAGGGTGTGCCGCACGAATTGGTCGAGATTGATTTGCGGTCAGCAGAGCAGATGGGCGAGGCATATCGGGCCATCAATCCGAACGCCACCGTGCCAGCGCTCAAGCTGGAAGATGGCACAGTGTTAACCGATAATGCCGGGATCGCCGCCTGGCTGGAAGCGGCCTATCCCGATCCGCCTTTGATGGGTATCTCACCGCTGGAAAAGGCGGACATTGCAACGTGGCAATGGCGGGTCGAACAGGAGTTCGGCATGGGTGTTGCCAGCGCGCTGCGCAACGCCAATCCGGCGATGAAAGGGCGCGCCCTACCCGGTCCGCATGACTACGAACAAATTCCCGCGCTCGCCGAACGCGGTATGCAGCAAGTTGATCACTTCTTCGACCGGCTGGATGCCCATCTTGAAGGTAGGGAATTCATCGCCGCAGACCGGCTTTCGGTCGCGGATGTCACAGGTTTCGTCTTTATGGATTTCGCCAAAGTCATTGGCAAACGGCCGGGCGAGGAATATTCCAACATTGCCCGCTGGCGCGAGGGCCTGCGGGAAAGGCCAGCGTTCCAGCTTTAA
- a CDS encoding bifunctional cytochrome P450/NADPH--P450 reductase has protein sequence MDSQTLLEPIPQPPGKPLIGNAVTVDSARMIQSLMELADEYGPIFKLDMMGTPIIMVSGADLVAEVCDEKRFDKTVRGPLKRLRLIAGDGLFTGDTQDPNWSKAHHILLPSFSQKAMGGYLPMMTDIANQLMMKWERLNTDDVIDVPKDMIRLTLDTIGVCGFGYRFNSFYREDFHPFIEALNRTLGTTLNMRGIPGEKLFKGDQIKQLHRDAAYMNNLVDEIIRERRSQGGGGPEDLLDFMLSGRDAVTGERLSDENIRYQINTFLIAGHETTSGLLSFTLYYLLKNRDVLKRAYAEVDEVLGRNIDRAPTLPEIGRLPYIRAILSEALRLWPTAPALGLAPYKDEIIGGKYAIPKGTFTTVLIPSLHRDASEWGNDPEQFNPDHFTPEAEAARNPAAYKPFGNGQRACIGRQFAIQESILVLGMILQRFDLFDHTDYQLDIKETLSIKPDEFFIKARLRDDVERGGADAALDNAAGEMPAAVAVPSHGTPLLVLYGSNLGSSESFAREIAQRAEFSGFDVKMAELDGYVGQLPTEGAVAIACSSYNGMPPDNASKFTDWLEHNDASSVTLEGVSYFVLGCGNSDWAATFQVVPRKIDARMEALGARRIAGTEELDARGDVDTQFHDWLDALIPQLGTEFGVPVETEAGALAEPLYSVQITQSVTANAVADRLGAREVEVVSSTELKDTSHEEGRSTKHIEVALPEGMTYRPGDHLCVVPVNDDAVVERLLRRFKLARDTYVRIESRSEMRGPFPSGSTFSVQHLAQTAGELQAIATRRDVAALARYSQCPNSRAALEALAEPAAKGETDAYTTEILEKRKSVLDILEDFPACDLPLAVFLELIPFLSPRYYSIASDPHHNPGHCSITVGVTRGPAMSGKGEFKGTCSTYLAGLRPGDRFQAIVREPTANFRLPEDHSQPVIMVGPGTGIAPFRGFLQQRDRLQQAGKNLGDALLFFGCRHPDHDYLYREELEDYDRRGVASVFAAFSRHDGSRTYVQDCIVEHADRVWELIEQGARIYICGDGAKMEPDVRGTLASIYARKTDCSGAEADSWIESMIDRERYLLDVWVG, from the coding sequence ATGGATTCACAAACATTGCTCGAGCCAATTCCGCAACCGCCCGGTAAACCACTGATTGGCAACGCTGTTACGGTGGATTCGGCCAGGATGATCCAGTCCTTAATGGAATTGGCGGACGAATACGGACCAATCTTCAAGCTCGACATGATGGGCACGCCAATCATTATGGTGTCAGGCGCGGATCTGGTGGCCGAGGTTTGTGACGAAAAGCGCTTCGACAAAACTGTGCGTGGGCCGCTGAAGCGGTTGCGGCTGATTGCGGGCGATGGCCTGTTCACTGGCGATACCCAGGATCCCAATTGGTCCAAAGCGCACCACATCCTGCTGCCATCATTCAGCCAGAAAGCGATGGGTGGCTATCTGCCGATGATGACCGACATCGCCAACCAATTGATGATGAAATGGGAACGGCTCAACACCGATGATGTGATTGATGTGCCCAAGGACATGATCCGGCTGACGCTGGACACGATCGGCGTGTGCGGGTTCGGGTACCGCTTCAATTCGTTTTATCGGGAGGATTTTCATCCCTTTATCGAAGCGCTCAACCGGACGCTTGGCACCACGCTCAATATGCGCGGAATACCCGGCGAGAAACTGTTCAAAGGCGATCAGATAAAGCAATTGCACCGCGATGCGGCCTATATGAACAATCTGGTCGACGAAATTATTCGCGAACGGCGCAGTCAGGGGGGAGGCGGGCCTGAAGATCTGCTCGACTTCATGCTGTCGGGTCGCGACGCGGTTACTGGCGAGCGCCTTTCGGACGAGAATATCCGTTATCAGATCAACACATTCCTGATTGCCGGACACGAGACAACATCGGGATTGCTATCGTTCACGCTCTATTATTTGCTCAAGAACCGCGACGTGCTTAAACGTGCCTATGCTGAAGTTGATGAGGTGCTCGGCCGCAATATCGACCGTGCGCCGACGCTGCCCGAAATCGGGCGGCTCCCGTATATCCGGGCTATCCTGTCGGAGGCATTGCGCCTGTGGCCAACCGCGCCGGCGCTTGGCCTTGCGCCGTATAAGGATGAGATCATCGGCGGGAAATACGCCATTCCCAAGGGCACTTTCACCACCGTTCTGATACCTTCGCTCCACCGTGACGCCTCCGAATGGGGCAATGATCCGGAGCAATTCAATCCGGACCATTTCACGCCAGAAGCAGAAGCCGCCCGCAATCCGGCCGCATACAAGCCGTTCGGGAACGGGCAACGCGCCTGTATCGGGCGACAATTCGCGATTCAGGAATCTATCCTCGTGCTTGGGATGATATTGCAGCGGTTCGACCTGTTCGATCACACTGATTATCAGCTCGATATCAAGGAAACCCTATCGATCAAACCCGACGAGTTCTTCATCAAAGCGCGCCTGCGGGATGATGTGGAACGGGGCGGGGCAGATGCGGCTCTTGATAATGCAGCAGGCGAAATGCCTGCCGCTGTGGCTGTGCCCAGCCATGGCACACCGTTGCTGGTTCTTTACGGCTCCAATCTGGGATCAAGCGAGAGCTTTGCCCGCGAAATAGCCCAAAGGGCTGAATTCAGCGGTTTCGACGTAAAGATGGCGGAACTTGATGGCTATGTCGGCCAATTGCCAACCGAGGGCGCGGTTGCCATCGCATGTTCGTCCTACAATGGAATGCCGCCGGACAACGCCTCGAAATTTACCGACTGGCTCGAACATAACGATGCTTCATCGGTTACGCTGGAGGGCGTGTCATATTTCGTACTTGGCTGCGGTAACAGCGACTGGGCTGCCACATTCCAGGTGGTGCCGCGCAAGATTGACGCGCGGATGGAAGCGCTTGGCGCGCGCCGGATTGCAGGCACCGAGGAGCTGGACGCTCGCGGTGATGTCGATACGCAATTCCATGACTGGCTCGATGCGCTGATTCCCCAATTGGGCACCGAATTCGGCGTGCCAGTCGAAACCGAGGCGGGTGCGCTGGCGGAGCCGCTTTATTCGGTCCAGATAACCCAAAGCGTCACCGCAAACGCCGTCGCCGACCGGCTCGGCGCGCGCGAAGTGGAAGTCGTTAGCAGCACCGAACTTAAAGATACCAGTCATGAAGAAGGGCGTTCGACCAAACATATCGAAGTCGCTTTGCCAGAGGGCATGACCTATCGTCCTGGCGATCATCTGTGCGTGGTGCCGGTTAATGATGACGCGGTCGTCGAACGCTTGTTGAGGCGCTTCAAGCTTGCCCGCGACACCTATGTACGGATTGAATCGCGCAGTGAAATGCGCGGGCCGTTCCCTAGCGGAAGCACATTTTCTGTTCAACACCTCGCCCAGACAGCGGGCGAGCTTCAGGCCATTGCTACCCGGCGGGATGTCGCGGCATTGGCGCGCTATTCACAATGCCCCAATTCACGCGCAGCGCTAGAAGCTCTGGCGGAGCCGGCCGCAAAAGGCGAAACTGACGCCTATACGACCGAAATTCTGGAGAAGCGCAAATCGGTTCTGGATATCCTCGAAGACTTCCCGGCCTGCGACCTGCCGCTCGCCGTATTCCTTGAATTAATCCCGTTCTTGAGCCCGCGATATTATTCGATTGCATCTGATCCACACCATAATCCGGGACATTGTTCGATCACTGTCGGTGTCACGCGCGGCCCGGCAATGTCGGGCAAGGGCGAGTTCAAGGGCACGTGCTCAACTTACCTCGCAGGCCTGCGTCCAGGTGACCGGTTTCAGGCGATTGTCCGCGAACCGACCGCCAATTTCCGTCTGCCAGAGGATCATTCACAGCCGGTAATCATGGTCGGACCCGGCACCGGCATCGCCCCGTTCCGCGGTTTCCTTCAACAGCGCGACAGGTTGCAGCAGGCGGGCAAAAACTTGGGTGATGCACTGCTGTTCTTCGGATGCCGTCACCCAGATCATGATTACCTCTACCGCGAAGAGCTGGAAGATTATGACCGGCGCGGGGTCGCGTCAGTGTTCGCGGCATTCTCCCGCCATGATGGCTCGCGAACCTATGTACAGGATTGCATAGTTGAGCACGCGGACCGGGTTTGGGAGCTGATCGAACAAGGCGCACGGATATACATCTGCGGAGATGGCGCCAAGATGGAGCCCGATGTGCGCGGCACCCTCGCATCAATCTACGCCCGGAAAACAGATTGTAGCGGGGCAGAGGCCGATAGCTGGATAGAGTCGATGATTGATCGGGAGCGCTATCTGCTAGATGTCTGGGTGGGTTAG
- a CDS encoding M14 family metallopeptidase, with product MNNTGFYPIGNAGEPWGESERTQWRASQSVQRRYDEDVVPRIEALSGRFETVTYGNLDYAGEEYALYALRAAPYDPELPNVLVTGGVHGYETSGVMGALEFLETKASDYAGKVNLLVAPCVSPWAYERVNRWNYDAIDVNRSFFEGSSALECTALMALVSSHSDPFVLHIDLHETTDSDESEFRPALAARDGEPYEPGIIPDGFYLVDDSENPQPEFHKTIIEAVAKVTHIAPADEEGQIIGSAVLSPGVIEYPYAKYSMCGSITKARFTTTTEVYPDSPNATASQCNAAQVTAICAALDYAVN from the coding sequence ATGAACAACACAGGCTTTTACCCCATCGGAAATGCAGGCGAACCTTGGGGGGAGTCCGAGCGCACTCAATGGCGTGCGAGCCAATCTGTGCAACGGCGATATGATGAAGATGTGGTGCCTAGGATTGAAGCGCTTTCGGGCCGGTTTGAAACTGTCACATACGGAAATCTTGACTACGCTGGAGAGGAGTATGCGCTCTATGCTCTGCGCGCAGCGCCGTACGATCCCGAATTGCCAAACGTCCTCGTAACCGGGGGCGTGCACGGATATGAAACCAGCGGAGTGATGGGTGCGCTCGAATTTCTTGAGACCAAAGCTTCTGATTATGCGGGCAAGGTCAATCTGTTGGTCGCCCCGTGCGTCAGCCCGTGGGCTTATGAGCGGGTCAACCGTTGGAATTATGACGCGATCGACGTCAATCGCAGCTTTTTTGAGGGCAGCAGCGCACTCGAGTGCACTGCGCTAATGGCTCTTGTATCCTCGCATTCCGATCCTTTCGTACTGCATATCGATCTTCACGAAACCACCGACAGCGATGAAAGCGAGTTTCGGCCAGCTTTGGCGGCGCGCGATGGGGAGCCGTATGAACCGGGCATCATTCCTGACGGTTTCTATCTGGTGGATGACAGCGAAAACCCGCAGCCGGAATTTCACAAGACGATAATAGAGGCAGTAGCGAAAGTGACACACATCGCTCCGGCTGATGAAGAGGGCCAAATTATCGGGTCAGCGGTGCTGTCACCAGGGGTAATCGAGTATCCCTATGCTAAATATTCGATGTGCGGATCGATTACAAAAGCGCGGTTTACAACAACTACCGAAGTCTATCCGGACAGTCCGAATGCAACGGCCTCGCAATGCAATGCAGCCCAAGTGACTGCGATTTGTGCCGCGCTGGATTACGCTGTGAACTAA
- a CDS encoding amidohydrolase family protein, translating to MSGKIRRSVIFTLAIAAACAASAQEPAAELPIYDIVLKGGRVMDPETGLDAILNVGITDRTITAISAEEIRGVEMIDVTGQIVAPGFIDVHNHSPTPLGQMYQARDGVTTSLELEAGSYPVAAHGAYIRRKARINYGASTSHTQARMVAMSGGNHAPVQNIMGAKRANIGLDNGEARARYVTSNAGERAKIRRTVEDGLQQGGIGIGLLLDYISEAVDEDEVRAIFELASQYQTPVFVHIRRGAAGDPTGLDEVLTLAKATGAKVHICHLSHSAMKNVALFLEKIREARTSGVDVTTEVLPYNAGSTSIGAAVFGRDWQEIFGIGPEDVQLASTGEFFTQESFDQTRKESPNAAIMHHYLKEEWTRLLVAAPDVILSSDGLPVISLKEKAPPQGIGSFSKLVGTYVRDEQLLPMMSALSKITLQPAQLLENAAPAFRLKGRLQTGMDADITVFDPAVIMDMATYLDPHQPSIGVTYLLVNGSFVIKNGDIEPSAFPGRQIFASPLDKR from the coding sequence ATGTCCGGTAAAATTAGACGTTCCGTTATTTTCACGCTTGCAATAGCGGCGGCTTGCGCAGCTAGCGCGCAGGAACCGGCTGCAGAGCTGCCAATCTATGACATCGTGCTAAAAGGCGGCAGAGTTATGGACCCCGAGACTGGTCTGGATGCGATCCTCAATGTCGGGATTACTGACCGGACGATCACAGCCATATCTGCTGAAGAAATTCGCGGCGTTGAAATGATCGATGTTACAGGACAGATTGTTGCCCCCGGTTTCATCGATGTTCACAATCACAGCCCCACACCACTCGGCCAAATGTATCAGGCCCGTGATGGCGTGACGACCAGCTTGGAATTGGAAGCAGGCTCCTATCCGGTCGCAGCACATGGTGCATATATTCGCCGGAAGGCACGGATAAATTACGGAGCTTCAACCAGCCATACACAAGCGAGAATGGTGGCGATGTCTGGCGGCAATCATGCCCCAGTGCAAAACATTATGGGAGCGAAAAGGGCCAATATCGGCCTGGATAATGGCGAAGCGCGAGCCCGCTATGTTACCTCTAACGCGGGCGAACGGGCCAAGATACGGCGCACCGTCGAGGATGGCTTGCAACAGGGCGGTATCGGTATCGGCCTGCTGCTCGATTATATCAGTGAAGCTGTCGACGAAGATGAAGTGCGCGCCATTTTTGAACTTGCATCGCAATATCAAACGCCGGTCTTTGTTCATATCCGGCGCGGAGCTGCCGGAGACCCCACCGGCCTTGATGAAGTGCTGACCTTGGCCAAGGCCACGGGCGCGAAAGTTCATATTTGCCATTTGTCGCATAGTGCCATGAAAAATGTTGCTCTGTTCTTAGAGAAAATCCGCGAGGCGCGAACAAGCGGTGTGGACGTCACCACTGAAGTCCTGCCCTATAATGCGGGATCAACCAGCATTGGAGCGGCAGTGTTCGGCCGTGACTGGCAGGAGATATTTGGAATCGGGCCCGAAGATGTCCAACTCGCCTCGACCGGAGAATTCTTCACCCAGGAAAGCTTTGACCAGACAAGGAAAGAGAGCCCCAATGCCGCAATTATGCATCACTATTTAAAAGAGGAATGGACGCGGCTTTTGGTCGCCGCGCCAGATGTCATATTGTCATCCGATGGCTTGCCTGTGATCAGTCTGAAGGAAAAAGCTCCTCCGCAGGGTATCGGCTCGTTCTCCAAACTGGTTGGAACCTACGTGCGCGACGAGCAACTTCTGCCCATGATGTCGGCCTTGTCGAAAATCACTCTGCAACCCGCGCAGCTACTGGAAAATGCCGCACCCGCATTCCGTCTTAAGGGTCGCCTACAAACCGGCATGGACGCTGATATTACTGTATTTGATCCGGCGGTTATTATGGACATGGCCACCTATTTGGACCCTCACCAACCATCGATTGGTGTTACATATCTGCTGGTAAATGGCAGCTTTGTAATCAAGAACGGTGATATCGAACCCAGCGCGTTCCCCGGTCGCCAAATTTTTGCAAGCCCATTGGACAAGCGATAA
- a CDS encoding putative bifunctional diguanylate cyclase/phosphodiesterase: MPFVYAIAIVNLLLVANAFHGTVSDIHLFFATGPLLVIASLRAIHWHPWAVARRSPEKISRDLAMLPVTGTAIATGLMLFGLSLYPYGDTQQQSLLHYIATLTSFVGILGLNPSPKTALGMTVVSVVPSITMFLYIGHTNAVAISVTMVSVSMLLLLIARAQYQGLIDLIRSKTALQHRELEAAKLNDRLHKQAYIDDLTQIANRRSFFESFETQLSQPAIDEPWLGLIDLDGFKIVNDLFGHRAGDTVLTIIAKRLADFPDVICCGRLGGDEFGFLLMGSLGKDAAVNQCEELVRLIAEPIPFQQQLLTVQASIGLRKTAGLAASACIERADWALYKAKQNGGKVTIFSVEDEVVMQEKARITQLFDRADLASQLEVVYQPIIDFDSGNIQSVEVLARWNAVGGTIIMPDVFIPMAESTHRTSELTKIIIAKAIIELPEIFSEKSLHINLSVKDITNIDFVNWLLESDVFEPVSREQVLLELTETAILTGGAQAAANLALLRAGGFRIALDDFGVGQSSLSRIHKLPLDQIKIDKSFCDDASSNEHGWAIVATILALSRQIGLECVLEGVETEEQAIQARSLGVRLMQGYYFSKPKSSSQFNDAGSPVFNSRQIALHEPTAK, from the coding sequence ATGCCGTTTGTTTACGCAATTGCCATCGTTAACCTGCTGCTCGTTGCAAACGCATTTCATGGCACAGTTTCCGACATCCATCTTTTCTTCGCTACCGGCCCGCTTTTGGTGATAGCCAGTCTAAGAGCGATTCACTGGCACCCATGGGCAGTTGCCCGGCGTTCACCAGAAAAAATCTCTCGTGATTTGGCGATGCTTCCTGTGACAGGAACAGCAATTGCAACTGGCCTCATGCTCTTCGGTCTCAGCCTTTATCCATACGGTGATACCCAGCAACAAAGCCTTCTGCACTATATCGCCACGCTTACCAGCTTCGTGGGAATCCTGGGTTTGAACCCATCTCCCAAAACGGCACTTGGGATGACCGTTGTCAGTGTTGTCCCGTCGATCACAATGTTCCTCTACATTGGACATACGAATGCTGTTGCAATCAGCGTCACGATGGTTTCGGTGTCGATGCTTCTCCTGCTGATTGCCCGTGCACAATACCAAGGGTTAATCGATCTTATTCGCTCCAAGACTGCTTTGCAGCATCGAGAGCTGGAAGCGGCTAAACTCAATGATAGGTTACACAAGCAAGCCTATATTGACGATCTGACCCAGATAGCAAACCGGCGATCATTCTTCGAAAGCTTCGAGACCCAACTTTCGCAACCGGCTATTGATGAACCTTGGTTAGGGCTGATTGATCTCGACGGATTTAAAATTGTCAATGATCTGTTCGGTCACCGCGCAGGCGACACAGTGCTAACGATTATCGCCAAACGGCTGGCTGACTTTCCTGACGTGATCTGCTGCGGCAGGTTGGGAGGCGACGAATTCGGATTTCTCCTAATGGGCTCGCTGGGCAAAGATGCGGCGGTCAATCAATGCGAGGAGCTGGTGAGGCTTATTGCAGAGCCAATCCCGTTCCAGCAACAGCTGCTAACGGTTCAAGCATCGATAGGCCTCAGAAAGACAGCAGGGCTTGCTGCGAGCGCATGTATCGAACGCGCTGATTGGGCGCTTTATAAGGCGAAGCAAAACGGCGGCAAGGTCACTATTTTCTCAGTTGAAGATGAAGTGGTGATGCAAGAGAAAGCCCGGATCACACAATTGTTCGACCGTGCCGATTTGGCTAGTCAATTGGAAGTTGTCTATCAACCGATCATCGATTTTGATAGCGGCAACATCCAGTCGGTCGAGGTTCTAGCACGATGGAATGCCGTGGGCGGGACGATTATTATGCCCGACGTATTTATCCCGATGGCAGAGAGTACGCACCGAACCAGCGAACTTACAAAAATCATCATCGCAAAGGCAATTATTGAGTTGCCGGAAATTTTCAGCGAAAAATCATTGCATATCAACCTTTCAGTAAAGGACATCACCAATATCGACTTTGTGAATTGGCTGCTGGAAAGTGATGTTTTCGAGCCGGTGTCTCGGGAACAAGTCTTACTCGAATTGACCGAGACCGCGATTCTGACCGGCGGGGCGCAAGCTGCGGCTAATCTGGCGCTATTGCGCGCTGGCGGTTTTCGTATTGCTCTCGATGATTTCGGTGTTGGTCAATCAAGTTTGTCCAGGATACACAAACTACCGCTAGACCAGATCAAGATCGACAAATCTTTCTGCGACGATGCAAGCTCAAATGAGCATGGCTGGGCGATTGTAGCGACAATCTTGGCTTTGTCGCGGCAGATAGGTCTTGAATGCGTTCTTGAGGGAGTGGAGACTGAGGAGCAGGCGATACAGGCCAGGTCTCTCGGGGTTCGCCTGATGCAAGGGTATTATTTTTCCAAGCCCAAGAGCTCCTCACAATTCAACGATGCAGGAAGCCCGGTTTTCAATTCACGGCAAATCGCATTGCATGAGCCAACAGCAAAATAG
- a CDS encoding BCCT family transporter, protein MSDTNSNVIDPPLVDLHINTADSGFYKGFSTIVTLPSKVIVTLLILWVIFFPVRASEALEIANSTIIRDFAGWYVYLVAFLMLAAFFLAIIPKTGKLRLGMPDEQPEFSRFSWFAMLFGAGIGVGMLTYSTGEPLAHFANNPDIIRGAIEPITMEAVRPAYIYTFLHWGFAAWATYALVGLSVGYVAYRRNLPLTIRSGLAPLFGKTMSGVTGHIVDIVAVVATVLGVAVTMGFGVEQFVAGLSRLGLGDWLLGSEGSASTLAIIFALVLLVGTSTLSALSGVGRGIKWLSNLNMGLSFALLTVFILAGSGVFGFTLLFTGIFDYLVNLPGLAVSLWTADGTPIGDALAQWQLDWSVFYWAWWIAFAPFVGMFIARVSRGRTVREYVLGVVLVPSLMCFIWMTIVGGTAIDLELSGAAEGSILAAGISDQLFATLSVMFDPGVATMLSGLVVILLMTYLITSVDSAILIVNTINGAGHEEDDVERRHHIIFWGCAIALVVGSMLILGGTGAIRVTMIIGALPFSFVIALMAVSIIKAVIYDLIRMKHEVPTTFEGVEAERLATAP, encoded by the coding sequence TTGAGTGACACCAACAGCAATGTGATTGATCCACCACTGGTGGACTTACATATTAACACTGCGGATTCCGGTTTTTATAAGGGCTTCAGCACGATCGTTACGTTGCCGTCCAAAGTCATCGTGACCTTACTGATATTGTGGGTCATCTTCTTTCCTGTCCGAGCGAGCGAAGCGCTGGAGATCGCAAACAGTACGATCATTCGCGATTTTGCCGGTTGGTATGTCTATCTTGTCGCGTTCTTAATGCTCGCAGCCTTTTTCCTCGCTATCATTCCTAAAACTGGCAAGCTGCGCCTTGGGATGCCGGACGAACAGCCAGAGTTTTCGAGGTTTTCTTGGTTTGCGATGTTGTTCGGGGCCGGAATTGGCGTCGGCATGCTAACCTATTCAACCGGCGAGCCTCTGGCGCATTTTGCCAACAATCCAGACATCATACGCGGCGCTATCGAACCGATAACGATGGAGGCTGTTCGCCCAGCCTACATATATACATTCTTGCATTGGGGCTTTGCCGCTTGGGCAACCTATGCGTTGGTCGGCTTGTCTGTCGGATATGTCGCATATCGGCGGAACCTACCCCTAACAATCCGTTCTGGTCTTGCTCCTCTGTTTGGTAAGACAATGTCGGGCGTTACAGGGCATATTGTCGATATCGTTGCGGTGGTTGCGACTGTTCTGGGCGTCGCCGTTACAATGGGCTTCGGGGTCGAGCAGTTTGTTGCTGGCCTGAGCAGGCTTGGCCTAGGAGATTGGCTGCTGGGCAGCGAGGGCAGCGCATCGACACTGGCTATTATTTTTGCTCTGGTTTTACTCGTCGGTACCTCGACTCTTTCTGCACTTTCCGGGGTTGGGCGCGGGATAAAGTGGTTGTCGAACCTCAATATGGGTCTCTCTTTTGCTCTGCTGACGGTATTTATTCTCGCAGGCTCGGGTGTCTTTGGCTTCACCCTCTTGTTCACCGGGATATTCGATTATCTCGTCAACCTACCCGGCCTAGCCGTTAGCCTATGGACGGCGGACGGAACCCCCATTGGTGACGCCCTTGCGCAATGGCAGCTCGACTGGTCAGTCTTCTATTGGGCATGGTGGATTGCGTTCGCGCCCTTCGTTGGGATGTTCATCGCACGCGTCTCGCGCGGCCGCACAGTGCGCGAATATGTTCTCGGTGTAGTGCTGGTTCCTTCGCTTATGTGCTTCATTTGGATGACCATTGTCGGCGGAACCGCAATCGATCTTGAATTGAGCGGGGCGGCCGAGGGTTCAATCCTGGCCGCGGGAATATCCGACCAATTGTTTGCGACCCTGTCGGTCATGTTTGACCCAGGCGTTGCGACTATGCTGTCTGGCCTGGTCGTTATTTTGCTGATGACGTATCTCATAACTTCGGTCGATAGCGCGATCCTTATCGTCAATACGATAAATGGGGCCGGCCATGAGGAAGATGATGTCGAGCGTCGCCACCACATCATCTTCTGGGGGTGCGCCATCGCCTTGGTCGTGGGCAGTATGCTGATTCTTGGCGGAACCGGAGCAATTCGCGTCACCATGATAATCGGCGCCCTGCCCTTCTCCTTCGTAATTGCCCTGATGGCGGTTTCGATCATAAAAGCGGTGATTTATGATCTTATCCGGATGAAGCATGAGGTCCCCACCACCTTTGAGGGTGTGGAGGCCGAGCGCTTGGCGACGGCACCTTAG